A stretch of DNA from Lycium ferocissimum isolate CSIRO_LF1 chromosome 4, AGI_CSIRO_Lferr_CH_V1, whole genome shotgun sequence:
TATTTGTTAGTTGGATTAGATGGTTCAATTCTGTGGTGGTTTTAGTTTGGCGAACTTGATTCCATCTTTTCGGTCGAGCTGTAAGAGTAAAtcttatgtttttctttttctttttagtgtTGGATCAAGATTCTCTTTTTTGGTTCACTTCAATCCAATGGGATCATTATTTTTTGTCACATCTCAAAAGTCAAAACTGTGTTACTTTTTTgagggaagaaaaaaaaaaattatagattgtatattttaactttttatgtCTTCCAATGGTGCTCCTAATTGTCAGTGTCCCGCAAGGGTGGTTCAGTTGGTTTGAGCATGGAACTTCCCAATGGGAGGTTTCAAGTGCGACAACTGGCGTTTGCCTTCTGAGACAAGCTCGTtacacggggcttgcctagtgctgTTTAACTCTCTTGTGTGGTTTGCGAACTATTACATAAAAGCGAGATTTATTCTATACGCACTCAAAAGATAGTAGTTGCGGGTTCCTTCGTCAACCAAAaaaattgttggtgtaattAGTTGGTGCGGTAGGTTGTTTTGAACTGGTCTAGGATGCCGTGTGTAATGCAGGTTTAGTAAAGAAACGAGTAAAGACGTTAACCTTTTACGTCATTCCAGAAATGAGTGGTTTTTTCCTTCAAGAAATGAGTGATCATTTACCATAATTGTTCTTGACAAAACCGAGGTAGAACGAGCACACGAAGCAAAAACTAAAAAGCAATGAAGAATCAAGATTAAACTTCAATGTTAATCGATTCTCTAACTAGGAAGCGCAACAGAAGCATCAAGCCTGTGAAAACCAACTTTCAAACCTCAAAGCAATTGCCAAGAAAGGTCAATAAGGATGGCAGTGTTAAGAATTAAACGAGAAATGCTGCTTTCAGAAGGATATAGAGATATTTaggtaaatataaaacttactTCAAACCTCACTCAAGTAACTATAGAGCATTAAACAAGGGCTGAAATTTGCAAAAGCAATGGAATATAGTACTGAAAACAAATTGCCTAATCTATCAATGGAATATAGTACTGAAAACAAATTGCCTAATCTATCAATCTCATCAAAGAGGGCAGTCATGAAGATCGTAAATACTTGTTGGAAACCAAGGCTGCTATTATACAAATCTGAACGGAGGCTAATAATGTACAAATTTCCTGGAAGCGAAGGACAGTCTCAGATTTTAACATATGCTAGTTTGGGACTATGCAATCAAGGAAATGGAAATATTGCTCCAAGCAGATTTAAACAATGCTGTTTGTAAAAGATCCCAAGAATTTAATAGAAATTCCCGgcgtaccaaaaaaaaaaaaaaaaaaagagaagcacCTAGCATTAGTTTTTGAATTTGATCTCACTAGTCATATTGGTCAAAGAGTATGCCGTCTAATTAAGAAATGTGATGGCACGGTTGAGAATGCAGAAGACCGGAAATTAAACACGACTAAACAGATTACAAAAAGGCAACCAGCAATTCACTTCTCAACTACTAGAAATCGTGATACAGCCAACTAACGAGCTAAAATTTCCCAGCAGCTGAGGACTCATTGGTTCTTGTGCTAAGCAGGTGCGACTTGTTTGGATATCCTTTAATAGCCGTAGCTGCCTCCATAAACAGAACCATAATCTGCAGCTGGCGCATAACCACCTTGACCAGTGGCAGTGGATGAAGAGTACACAGGACCCTGAGAAGGATACGGATTATAACCTTGGGAAGGTGGTCCAGCAGCAGTATTCTGCATTGCGCTGGTAGCATCGGCGATGGAATTCTGCACCAATAAGAATAAGGGAAGTCAGAAATCTCAGTAGTAAGACGAACAgcattttaataataattcagcCTTTTGACACTTTAATTGTTTTCATAACTAGATAGTGCATTGCAAACAAGATCACACTTCCCTTAGAGAAGAAATAGAATATCACAGAGTCAGATTCTCACTAATAACTGCTGAATCTCATTAATCCACAGACCCCAATATCAAAATGAATATATTCAATATTTTATCTGCTGCTCTGTGTCCACATTGAACGTCATGTTGTGAATTAGCCGAGCATTCTAGGCAGGAATATTGTTTATCAAGGAATTATTCGATTTTTAGGGAGGGACATGAACTACCTAACagtcataaaaaataaagggtAAGTTACTGGTGATCGTTAAGCATCCACTTTCATTTGTTTGAAAATGGAAGCATGAAATTGTTTAATACTAGAGAAGTGGAAACAGGGAAGGCCGCTGCACCAACAAGACCACTCCATTTACATTGTGCTTCCGTGAAGGAAAGCAGAACTCGTGCGGCAAAAGCAAACCTCCTCTTTTTTGCCCCAGGGCTTTGCTATACTGGTAAGAGCATGTCACATGCTCGCATCTTCTACAAAGCCTTGTTAAGTGGAGAAAGGTAAAGGGGCAGACCCTTATCCACAGAGTTTCGAATACTGCACCACTGAGACTAAGGGATTTCTTGGTtaccaacccaaaaaaaaaaactcattcgGGGGAGAGAGTGGGGGTGGTGGTGTTTTTGTGCCGTGCCCGCAGCAAACTTACATACAATAGAAGATGCAAAAGTCCAGCGCAGAAGGGCATCTAAATGATAAACCAAGGAGCAAGCTATATTTACACTAATCAACCACATCAAACATGTCAGCTTTTCCATGCAGAAAAGTGACTTTCTACCTTACAGAGGAATACACATAGTAATGATATGTTTGCAACTATCTTAAAACTGCAAAACTTCAGTGTAAAGAGTGTTAATCAACAGCTTTCTTCAAATGAATACATTGACAGCATGACTAATATTACCCAGAAATAGCAGTACTACTAGATTCAACGGAAGAGCAAGTAGAAATGCAGTAACCAATTCGTCAATCACTaccacacatgcacacacaatCATAAGAACATTGACTACTATTAAACGTCAGTTGAAGTTCAATAataaaaatgatcagaaaattCACAATACTGTAAAAGATAATACCTGAATTAATTGTTGTGCTGTTTGGACTTGTGATGCAGACCCATTTATCTCAACAGTCATCTCACCAGGAACACCCCTTGTTTCCTGTACTGCAATAGTTGCACCACTGGTCCGGCGAATATAACTAATATTTGAACCTGAAGCCCCAATAACAGCATCGGCATATGACAAAGgaatttgtatgttttgtgtgACCTTCATaggaaaaaaggaaatgaaaaaacaAGGAGCAAAAATAGATATTTGTTATTGGAGGAATGTacataaacaaaaacaaaaagaaatcatTGTAATCGACAAAAGATACTACTTAAGGATGCAAGATTCTAATAACATGCAACATATCTGAGTTGATGTTCATGCTAATCTTGTGTAGCATAGTTTGTGCACTACAATATCAGCACCAGAATACTCAGCaggttaaagaagaagaaagtgcaCCTTTGAAACAATGGATTGTTGTGGTTGCGCATTTCCATGAGCTCCCACTGAAGCATCTCTGCCATAAGCAGGGGGGCCCTGATGTGGTGGCTTATCTAGAGGCATGTCTCGGGGAAAGTAATTGTCAAATTGACGTGGAGGTGGCATATACTGATGGTTGGCTCCAAATCCAGGCCCCCCAGCACTCATGGGAAAACTGGATGGAGGTGGACCCCAAGGTTGGGTAGGTCCGGGCGGGGGCATATTCTGGTGAGCATGACCATTTGGCATTTGCATCTGAgcagaagaaaatatgaaatgtgTTCTCTAACGAAATGTTGCATAAGAtcctaaattttttaaaaccaatAGTATGCTTACTAGTTTCTCAAATACTCCAATCACACTGCGATCAACTAAAAATTTCCTTAGTTGAGCTGCAATCATTTCGACTGCTTTATGCACGCCTGCTGGCTCCCCTTGTATCTCAACAATACTATCATCAGGCAAGGCAAAAACGGGGAGATGCTCTGTAGAAAAGATTGCAATCAAACATCAAATTACAGTTCCAGGAGGACAAACGGATAGCAACAGATCAAAATAAAGATAACAAAAACTTGAGAACACACGACCAAAATAAAGATAATAAAAAACTTGAGAACACATGACTCTTGCTACCATTAAGTCACAACACAGCAGTGTATACTCAGCTATTGAGCTTTTGCAAAGTCCAAAGTGGATCTTTCAATGATTGTTATGTGTTTCAAAGGtaaaaatcataattcaaaAAGGAAACTAAACTAAGTGAGGACCCAAAACCTAGTCATTAGTTACATCTGTTTCCAGAGTGCTTCCATTCCTTGAGAGAAAATACAATATAACTAGAGGGACATAAATACTCGCACTGTCTTTTCGTTTTTGGAAGGGGCAAACATGCATAAGAATTTTGATCTCTACGATTTTCCGCTCTTATTTGGGTGA
This window harbors:
- the LOC132053059 gene encoding flowering locus K homology domain-like, which produces MADESYQEHDLGNVYDADNVQGAEDAHNMENIQEMDNAQQNLPLEEVKYEPEEVQVAFLQGDPIKLEQEEVHVESLQGHALKSEPEEVQVAENGSGGGEEKKWPGWPGENVFRMLVPSQKVGGIIGRKGEYIKRTCEETKARIKILDGPPGTTERAVMISAKEEPSLSIPPAMDGLLKVHKRIIDVDHESANTSSGAGRPASTRLLVAATQAAILIGKQGATVKSIQDESRCTIRVLGGEHLPVFALPDDSIVEIQGEPAGVHKAVEMIAAQLRKFLVDRSVIGVFEKLMQMPNGHAHQNMPPPGPTQPWGPPPSSFPMSAGGPGFGANHQYMPPPRQFDNYFPRDMPLDKPPHQGPPAYGRDASVGAHGNAQPQQSIVSKVTQNIQIPLSYADAVIGASGSNISYIRRTSGATIAVQETRGVPGEMTVEINGSASQVQTAQQLIQNSIADATSAMQNTAAGPPSQGYNPYPSQGPVYSSSTATGQGGYAPAADYGSVYGGSYGY